A single window of Colletes latitarsis isolate SP2378_abdomen chromosome 4, iyColLati1, whole genome shotgun sequence DNA harbors:
- the Ints7 gene encoding integrator complex subunit 7 isoform X2, translated as MFAAQSKLFAVSMCSKISDMIRGQATPASMKLQLIPILQYMHHDTFTASMVNELCMELLASYPAVEFVRVTLSALSTLASATLIDIPQQVALLLRYLQDDPRLSIKRHSLYLLHTLARKGAHLWPQGALNNLIESTTTLLQDGAGNKDLLIRTLDVIEVLSQSAVTCDANREEGNPLLSLCVNACYSPNPFVAVKAITILARVACYCYEEDLPAYGIQDVVSCLESLIVLLALDDKYLRQLRVCLRSTVKLCRAQPSHCSVFVDAIGSTLFNTNTESGQSEKQAVALCEALGAIGSLGENTLLPLLPDILVKLKQTLHVHAKVMLCTLLFQMVAGGYEWNTECMEAVEEVIRNVDGWAKYRIARSAARYGHHTIATQIFRSLKETVASEQLHFWLSGLELVTKAESYLMEKTEEVESKARVHIVEKLSGAIARYASACASLKAASTPLRSLQFASEYSKLRCEFLQAIVQLLHSCRSLCTAPPPAIAVTVVLATKDDLQRYGRVTHQLRKSAQELKNCAENYQKLYQSAFDADPGSLANIKALQEMCRLLASSVERVCGGSGICTYHQSEVNFDFGDTVEMRQLARCCTELRRLAPLWIDENKTAAISHSRVNCLISQVMLLAGRKMRLPIPRYYFQALQATSVKLSVSPQPRVLGEPVSVPQGSQLALKVEGVLRHGRRASLYRSVAAVCISISTMPPSKINSDQKDSNANELQQTVIPHREFFACEFLLSLGSPGTGITACANTTGNVNNNTNTGGGQYQVTASASILDKDGNVWKCGPRSTLQVRVHEEPAKRKLP; from the exons ATGTTTGCTGCACAATCAAAATTGTTTGCTGTTTCTATGTGTAGCAAAATATCTGACATGATTAGAGGTCAAGCAACACCAGCATCAATGAAATTACAACTTATACCTATTTTACAATATATGCACCATGATACTTTTACAGCTTCAATG GTAAATGAACTATGCATGGAGCTTCTTGCTAGTTATCCAGCAGTTGAATTTGTTAGAGTTACATTGAGTGCTTTAAGTACATTAGCTTCTGCAACATTAATTGATATTCCACAACAAGTTGCACTTCTTTTACGTTACCTTCAAGATGATCCAAGATTATCTATCAAACGTCATTCTTTGTATCTATTACATACTTTAGCAAGGAAAGGGGCACATCTGTGGCCGCAAGGTGCTCTTAATAATTTAATAG AAAGTACTACAACACTCTTACAAGATGGTGCTGGCAATAAAGATCTCCTCATTCGAACATTAGATGTGATCGAG GTACTCAGTCAAAGTGCAGTAACATGTGATGCAAATAGAGAAGAAGGAAATCCTCTTTTATCTTTATGTGTAAATGCTTGTTATTCCCCTAATCCCTTTGTTGCAGTGAAAGCAATTACAATTTTAGCCAGAGTTGCATGTTACTG CTATGAAGAAGATTTACCAGCGTATGGAATACAAGATGTTGTATCTTGTCTCGAATCCTTAATTGTATTGTTAGCTTTGGATGATAAATATCTTCGTCAATTAAGAGTATGTCTACGTTCAACGGTAAAATTGTGTCGAGCACAGCCCAGTCATTGTTCAGTATTTGTTGATGCTATTGGTAGCACACTTTTCAATACTAATACAGAAAGTGGTCAAAGTGAAAAACAGGCAGTTGCTTTGTGTGAGGCTTTAGGTGCTATTGGAAGTTTAGGAGAAAATACATTACTTCCCCTTTTACCAGATATATTGGTAAAACTTAAACAGACTTTGCATGTGCATGCAAAG GTGATGTTATGTACGCTACTTTTTCAAATGGTAGCTGGAGGCTATGAATGGAATACAGAATGCATGGAAGCGGTAGAAGAAGTCATTAGAAACGTAGATGGTTGGGCGAAGTATCGAATTGCACGTAGTGCAGCAAGATATGGTCATCACACTATAGCAACTCAAATATTTAGAAGCTTAAAAGAAACAGTAGCATCCGAGCAATTACATTTctggttatctggtttggaattAGTTACAAAAGCTGAAAGCTACCTTAT GGAAAAAACAGAAGAAGTAGAAAGTAAAGCAAGAGTACATATCGTGGAGAAGCTAAGCGGAGCTATTGCACGGTATGCAAGTGCATGTGCTTCATTAAAAGCTGCTAGTACGCCTTTGCGAAGTTTACAGTTTGCTAGCGAGTATTCGAAACTCCGTTGTGAATTTCTCCAAGCAATTGTTCAACTTTTACATTCATGCAG ATCTCTTTGCACGGCACCACCACCTGCTATTGCAGTTACAGTGGTTCTTGCTACGAAAGATGATCTTCAACGGTATGGACGTGTTACTCATCAG CTGAGAAAATCGGctcaagaattaaaaaattgtgcAGAAAATTATCAAAAGCTTTACCAATCAGCTTTCGATGCTGATCCCGGTTCATTGGCAAACATAAAAGC ATTGCAAGAAATGTGTCGTTTACTTGCAAGTAGCGTTGAACGCGTGTGTGGCGGATCGGGAATCTGTACATACCATCAAAGTGAGGTAAACTTTGATTTTGGCGATACCGTAGAAATGCGTCAGTTGGCTCGTTGCTGCACGGAATTGCGTCGGCTAGCCCCCCTTTGGATAGATGAAAATAAGACTGCCGCGATCAGTCATTCAAGAGTAAACTGTTTGATTTCACAAGTCATGTTGCTGGCTGGAAGAAAAATGAGATTACCAATACCACGGTATTATTTCCAAGCTTTGCAAGCGACTAGCGTTAAGTTGTCCGTTTCACCACAACCTCGTGTTCTTGGAGAACCAGTATCTGTCCCTCAAGGTAGTCAGCTAGCATTAAAGGTTGAAGGTGTACTGCGACATGGCCGGCGAGCTTCTCTTTATCGCTCTGTTGCTGCAGTTTGTATTTCTATTTCCACCATGCCTCCATCGAAAATCAATTCGGATCAAAAG GATTCGAATGCGAATGAGTTGCAACAAACCGTTATACCCCATCGCGAATTCTTCGCTTGCGAATTTTTACTTTCGCTGGGAAGTCCGGGAACGGGGATAACAGCATGTGCGAATACCACTGGTAATGTGAACAACAACACTAACACTGGTGGTGGACAATATCAGGTCACGGCGAGCGCGAGTATACTTGACAAGGATGGCAACGTGTGGAAGTGTGGTCCGCGTTCCACGCTTCAAGTCAGGGTGCACGAAGAGCCGGCAAAAAGGAAGCTACCGTAA
- the Ints7 gene encoding integrator complex subunit 7 isoform X1, whose product MIGMRMNAFNDTGLGEPEQDANTALIELDKGLRSTKIGEQCEAIVRFPRLFEKYPFPILINSSLLKLAEVFRTGSNFLRVWVLRVCQQSEKHLDKILNVDEFVRRIYSVIHSNDPVARALTLRTLGSVAGIIPERQQVHHSIRRSLDSHDSVEVEAAIYAAQMFAAQSKLFAVSMCSKISDMIRGQATPASMKLQLIPILQYMHHDTFTASMVNELCMELLASYPAVEFVRVTLSALSTLASATLIDIPQQVALLLRYLQDDPRLSIKRHSLYLLHTLARKGAHLWPQGALNNLIESTTTLLQDGAGNKDLLIRTLDVIEVLSQSAVTCDANREEGNPLLSLCVNACYSPNPFVAVKAITILARVACYCYEEDLPAYGIQDVVSCLESLIVLLALDDKYLRQLRVCLRSTVKLCRAQPSHCSVFVDAIGSTLFNTNTESGQSEKQAVALCEALGAIGSLGENTLLPLLPDILVKLKQTLHVHAKVMLCTLLFQMVAGGYEWNTECMEAVEEVIRNVDGWAKYRIARSAARYGHHTIATQIFRSLKETVASEQLHFWLSGLELVTKAESYLMEKTEEVESKARVHIVEKLSGAIARYASACASLKAASTPLRSLQFASEYSKLRCEFLQAIVQLLHSCRSLCTAPPPAIAVTVVLATKDDLQRYGRVTHQLRKSAQELKNCAENYQKLYQSAFDADPGSLANIKALQEMCRLLASSVERVCGGSGICTYHQSEVNFDFGDTVEMRQLARCCTELRRLAPLWIDENKTAAISHSRVNCLISQVMLLAGRKMRLPIPRYYFQALQATSVKLSVSPQPRVLGEPVSVPQGSQLALKVEGVLRHGRRASLYRSVAAVCISISTMPPSKINSDQKDSNANELQQTVIPHREFFACEFLLSLGSPGTGITACANTTGNVNNNTNTGGGQYQVTASASILDKDGNVWKCGPRSTLQVRVHEEPAKRKLP is encoded by the exons CCTCGGCTATTTGAGAAATATCCTTTTCCTATATTAATAAATTCTTCCTTATTAAAATTAGCTGAAGTTTTTCGTACTGGCAGtaattttttacgtgtttgggtCCTTAGAGTATGCCAACAAAGTGAAAAGCATCTAGACAAAATCTTAAATGTTGATGAATTTGTAAGGCGTATTTATAGTGTGATACATTCCAATGATCCAGTTGCTAGGGCTTTGACTTTACGTACATTAGGTAGTGTAGCTGGTATTATTCCAGAAAGACAACAG GTTCATCACAGTATAAGAAGGTCATTAGACTCTCATGATTCGGTTGAAGTTGAGGCAGCAATATATGCTGCACAAATGTTTGCTGCACAATCAAAATTGTTTGCTGTTTCTATGTGTAGCAAAATATCTGACATGATTAGAGGTCAAGCAACACCAGCATCAATGAAATTACAACTTATACCTATTTTACAATATATGCACCATGATACTTTTACAGCTTCAATG GTAAATGAACTATGCATGGAGCTTCTTGCTAGTTATCCAGCAGTTGAATTTGTTAGAGTTACATTGAGTGCTTTAAGTACATTAGCTTCTGCAACATTAATTGATATTCCACAACAAGTTGCACTTCTTTTACGTTACCTTCAAGATGATCCAAGATTATCTATCAAACGTCATTCTTTGTATCTATTACATACTTTAGCAAGGAAAGGGGCACATCTGTGGCCGCAAGGTGCTCTTAATAATTTAATAG AAAGTACTACAACACTCTTACAAGATGGTGCTGGCAATAAAGATCTCCTCATTCGAACATTAGATGTGATCGAG GTACTCAGTCAAAGTGCAGTAACATGTGATGCAAATAGAGAAGAAGGAAATCCTCTTTTATCTTTATGTGTAAATGCTTGTTATTCCCCTAATCCCTTTGTTGCAGTGAAAGCAATTACAATTTTAGCCAGAGTTGCATGTTACTG CTATGAAGAAGATTTACCAGCGTATGGAATACAAGATGTTGTATCTTGTCTCGAATCCTTAATTGTATTGTTAGCTTTGGATGATAAATATCTTCGTCAATTAAGAGTATGTCTACGTTCAACGGTAAAATTGTGTCGAGCACAGCCCAGTCATTGTTCAGTATTTGTTGATGCTATTGGTAGCACACTTTTCAATACTAATACAGAAAGTGGTCAAAGTGAAAAACAGGCAGTTGCTTTGTGTGAGGCTTTAGGTGCTATTGGAAGTTTAGGAGAAAATACATTACTTCCCCTTTTACCAGATATATTGGTAAAACTTAAACAGACTTTGCATGTGCATGCAAAG GTGATGTTATGTACGCTACTTTTTCAAATGGTAGCTGGAGGCTATGAATGGAATACAGAATGCATGGAAGCGGTAGAAGAAGTCATTAGAAACGTAGATGGTTGGGCGAAGTATCGAATTGCACGTAGTGCAGCAAGATATGGTCATCACACTATAGCAACTCAAATATTTAGAAGCTTAAAAGAAACAGTAGCATCCGAGCAATTACATTTctggttatctggtttggaattAGTTACAAAAGCTGAAAGCTACCTTAT GGAAAAAACAGAAGAAGTAGAAAGTAAAGCAAGAGTACATATCGTGGAGAAGCTAAGCGGAGCTATTGCACGGTATGCAAGTGCATGTGCTTCATTAAAAGCTGCTAGTACGCCTTTGCGAAGTTTACAGTTTGCTAGCGAGTATTCGAAACTCCGTTGTGAATTTCTCCAAGCAATTGTTCAACTTTTACATTCATGCAG ATCTCTTTGCACGGCACCACCACCTGCTATTGCAGTTACAGTGGTTCTTGCTACGAAAGATGATCTTCAACGGTATGGACGTGTTACTCATCAG CTGAGAAAATCGGctcaagaattaaaaaattgtgcAGAAAATTATCAAAAGCTTTACCAATCAGCTTTCGATGCTGATCCCGGTTCATTGGCAAACATAAAAGC ATTGCAAGAAATGTGTCGTTTACTTGCAAGTAGCGTTGAACGCGTGTGTGGCGGATCGGGAATCTGTACATACCATCAAAGTGAGGTAAACTTTGATTTTGGCGATACCGTAGAAATGCGTCAGTTGGCTCGTTGCTGCACGGAATTGCGTCGGCTAGCCCCCCTTTGGATAGATGAAAATAAGACTGCCGCGATCAGTCATTCAAGAGTAAACTGTTTGATTTCACAAGTCATGTTGCTGGCTGGAAGAAAAATGAGATTACCAATACCACGGTATTATTTCCAAGCTTTGCAAGCGACTAGCGTTAAGTTGTCCGTTTCACCACAACCTCGTGTTCTTGGAGAACCAGTATCTGTCCCTCAAGGTAGTCAGCTAGCATTAAAGGTTGAAGGTGTACTGCGACATGGCCGGCGAGCTTCTCTTTATCGCTCTGTTGCTGCAGTTTGTATTTCTATTTCCACCATGCCTCCATCGAAAATCAATTCGGATCAAAAG GATTCGAATGCGAATGAGTTGCAACAAACCGTTATACCCCATCGCGAATTCTTCGCTTGCGAATTTTTACTTTCGCTGGGAAGTCCGGGAACGGGGATAACAGCATGTGCGAATACCACTGGTAATGTGAACAACAACACTAACACTGGTGGTGGACAATATCAGGTCACGGCGAGCGCGAGTATACTTGACAAGGATGGCAACGTGTGGAAGTGTGGTCCGCGTTCCACGCTTCAAGTCAGGGTGCACGAAGAGCCGGCAAAAAGGAAGCTACCGTAA